TTATGCACGAGGTAAGTATAAACACGTCGTTGAAAAGTTAGATTATTTGTGTGAACTAGGAATCAACGCCCTTGAGTTGATGCCACTTAAAGAATATCCTGGTGATTATAGCTGGGGTTATAACCCGCGTCACTTTTTCGCAACAGAATCAAGTTATGGTTCGACTGCTGAGTTGAAAAAATTGATTGATGAGTGTCACTCTAGAGGTATTCGTGTAATTATCGACGGAATTTATAACCACTCAGAAGCATCTGCACCCTTAACACAAATTGACCACGATTATTGGTATCATCACGAACCTCGTGACCCTGATAATAACTGGGGACCTGAATTTAATTACGAACATTATGATGAAAAATTAGATATTAAGCCAGCCTGGAAATTTATTGGTGAGACAATCCGTTTTTGGATTGAGGAGTATCACCTTGATGGTATTCGCTATGATGCGGCGCGGCAAATTGCTAACTACGATTTTATGCACTGGATTGTTCAGGAAGCCAAAAAAACTGCTGGCGCGAAGCCTTTTTATAATGTTGCTGAACACATTCCTGAAACTACCAGCATTACCAATGTCGATGGGCCAATGGATGGTTGCTGGCATGATAGTTTTTATCACTGCATTCTAGAACATATCTGCGGTGATACATTTGATCTAGAGCGTCTAAAAGATGTCATTGACTGCAAACGCCAAGGTTTCTTGGGTGCCACTAATGTAGTCAATTACCTCACTAACCACGACCATAACCATATTATGGTTGAGTTGGGGAACCGTGAGATTTTTGACGAAGAGGCCTTTAGACGGGCTAAATTAGGAGTAGCTATCCTAATGACTGCTGTGGGCGTACCTCTGATTTGGATGGGAGAGGAATTTGGTGAGTATAAACCTAAACAACCCGAATCATCAAAAATTGATTGGACACTGTTAGGGAATGATTTAAATCGGAGTTTATTTGAATCCTACAAAGGACTAACCAACCTGCGTAAAAGTAATCACGCTCTTTACACAGAAAATCTTGATTTTATCCACGAAAATGCCGATGCGAAGGTATTAGCTTATACTCGTTGGAATGATGAAGGTTCTCGTGTAGTCGTCATAGCAAATTTCTCAGAAAACTTCCTAGCTGGCTATCATGTTCCTAACTTTCCAAGTGCTGGTACATGGCACGAGTGGACAGGTAATTATGATGTCGAAGCTGGTGATGATGGCATCATCATAGACTTGGGCCCATACGAAGCTAAAGTGTTTGTATGGCAGTAATGATATACACTACCACTGAGTCAGTAGTTTAATAGCAAAATAAAAAGGGGAAAGATATTTCCCCTTTTTTAGTTATTATTTTAATTTTCCTACAGGCTAATTACAAATTTGTCAAGTTAAAAATAAGCTGTTTTAAAAATTCATAGGTTTGTGTTACACTTTTGAGTTGAAGTGCGTATATAAAATGGCCAGAGCATCCCCATGCACAACAAGTTATTTAATAGCAATATCGATAACGCTAACATTGAGAACGATCGCATTTTATTAACTCCCAATGAAATTAAATCAAAATTACCTTTAACACAATTAGCCGAACAAAGAGTTTTAGGATATAGGCAGGAAATAGAAGATATTCTGGATTTTCAAGATCGCCGAAAATTTATAGTA
This Nostoc sp. C052 DNA region includes the following protein-coding sequences:
- a CDS encoding alpha-amylase family glycosyl hydrolase — translated: MAKPIEFNLFAPYNKGAALIGSFSDWQEIPMKRGDDGYFRTSVELEDGVYKYKFRVQSNSWFFEPEQWVDVTDPCATDIDELSGKDDGVIHVKDGERITDTYVWQHDDKPLPADHELVIYELHVGDFSGGEDDPYARGKYKHVVEKLDYLCELGINALELMPLKEYPGDYSWGYNPRHFFATESSYGSTAELKKLIDECHSRGIRVIIDGIYNHSEASAPLTQIDHDYWYHHEPRDPDNNWGPEFNYEHYDEKLDIKPAWKFIGETIRFWIEEYHLDGIRYDAARQIANYDFMHWIVQEAKKTAGAKPFYNVAEHIPETTSITNVDGPMDGCWHDSFYHCILEHICGDTFDLERLKDVIDCKRQGFLGATNVVNYLTNHDHNHIMVELGNREIFDEEAFRRAKLGVAILMTAVGVPLIWMGEEFGEYKPKQPESSKIDWTLLGNDLNRSLFESYKGLTNLRKSNHALYTENLDFIHENADAKVLAYTRWNDEGSRVVVIANFSENFLAGYHVPNFPSAGTWHEWTGNYDVEAGDDGIIIDLGPYEAKVFVWQ